In a single window of the bacterium genome:
- a CDS encoding BMC domain-containing protein — MSSCIGFLEYISVGKGIEAADLISKNTAIEILLAAPNCPGRYQILFTGDVGAVKEAVELAKGIADFNFLDSLILPRIDDKVLSAFFGPDITGLGDALGIFETMTMTATIEGADTMVKTSDVEIVELRLGKGLAGKSYVIVTGTVQNVRSAMDAALEGVRDRGVLIASVVIPSVNKELIPHLM, encoded by the coding sequence ATGAGCTCATGTATCGGCTTTCTTGAGTATATCAGCGTTGGAAAAGGTATCGAAGCCGCAGACCTCATATCGAAGAACACGGCGATTGAAATCCTGCTCGCAGCGCCTAACTGTCCGGGTCGTTATCAGATTCTGTTCACCGGCGATGTCGGAGCGGTCAAGGAGGCGGTGGAACTCGCTAAGGGTATAGCCGATTTCAATTTTCTCGACTCGCTCATTCTGCCCCGTATTGACGACAAGGTTTTGTCAGCGTTCTTCGGTCCCGATATTACCGGTCTCGGCGATGCACTCGGGATATTTGAGACTATGACCATGACCGCGACGATAGAGGGCGCCGATACGATGGTGAAAACATCCGATGTCGAAATCGTCGAGCTCAGGCTTGGGAAAGGCCTGGCGGGGAAGTCGTATGTAATCGTGACCGGCACCGTGCAGAATGTCCGTTCTGCCATGGACGCCGCTCTCGAGGGTGTCAGGGATCGCGGTGTTCTCATCGCATCAGTCGTGATTCCTTCGGTGAACAAGGAACTGATTCCCCACCTGATGTAA
- a CDS encoding SLBB domain-containing protein — protein MAQAAVDIISLVRDAGVVGAGGAGFPTHVKLGNKVDTYIANGAECEPILEADKHLMELRAADIVRGLEAAMEQVEASRGIIGVKDKNTAAIGAFRKAIAGKPSLQIAVLDNTYPAGDELVLIRQVTGRMVPQGGLPFMAGVTVSNVATLRQIADALDGRPVSSRYVTVGGEVARPVTVEVPIGTSVGDLISHAGGVMVPEYEIVLGGPIMGPVGSANDSIDKKIGGVIVLPSNHTMIRLKREPLRVTKLRAKMCCTCQECTILCPRNAIGHSISPARMMSYSWFVDEIIRKIEAHDLDAFSERMVFESLLCCQCGVCEQYACIFGLAPNKVYALVRDAIRRAGLKFDFSKMPVSDGQMFQYRKLPALTYARKLDLERYLIHTDFEPLGSLKPRKVRIPLRQHLGAPARAVVKVGDTIGTGDLIGEIPDGALGARVHASIDGRVEEVLDNCIVIGSTAS, from the coding sequence GTGGCGCAGGCGGCAGTGGATATTATTTCATTGGTTCGCGATGCCGGAGTCGTCGGCGCAGGCGGTGCCGGTTTCCCTACTCATGTCAAGCTGGGCAACAAGGTTGACACGTATATTGCGAACGGCGCCGAATGCGAACCGATACTCGAAGCCGACAAGCATCTCATGGAGCTGAGGGCCGCCGATATAGTCCGCGGTCTGGAAGCAGCCATGGAGCAGGTCGAAGCCTCGAGAGGTATCATCGGTGTCAAGGATAAAAATACCGCTGCGATCGGGGCATTCCGAAAAGCGATTGCAGGGAAACCCTCCCTGCAGATTGCCGTGCTCGATAACACATATCCGGCCGGAGATGAACTGGTACTTATCCGCCAGGTGACAGGCAGGATGGTACCTCAGGGCGGACTGCCGTTCATGGCCGGGGTGACGGTCAGCAATGTCGCCACGCTCCGGCAGATTGCGGATGCGCTCGACGGCAGACCGGTGAGCTCGCGGTATGTCACGGTTGGCGGCGAGGTAGCACGGCCCGTTACGGTCGAGGTTCCCATCGGAACATCGGTCGGCGACCTGATTTCCCATGCAGGCGGGGTGATGGTGCCGGAGTACGAAATCGTTCTCGGCGGTCCGATCATGGGGCCTGTCGGCAGTGCGAACGACAGCATCGACAAAAAAATCGGCGGAGTCATCGTTCTGCCCTCGAATCACACGATGATACGGCTCAAACGCGAGCCGCTCCGTGTGACGAAGCTCCGGGCGAAGATGTGCTGCACCTGCCAGGAATGCACCATTCTCTGCCCGAGGAACGCGATAGGGCATTCGATTTCACCGGCCAGGATGATGTCGTATTCATGGTTTGTCGATGAAATCATCCGGAAAATCGAGGCGCATGACCTTGATGCATTCAGCGAACGGATGGTATTCGAATCGCTCCTCTGCTGCCAGTGCGGTGTCTGCGAACAGTATGCCTGTATTTTCGGGCTTGCACCTAACAAGGTGTATGCCCTTGTGCGCGATGCTATACGGCGGGCGGGTCTTAAGTTCGATTTTTCGAAAATGCCCGTGTCCGACGGCCAGATGTTCCAGTACCGGAAACTTCCCGCGCTCACATATGCGCGGAAGCTCGATCTCGAACGGTATCTCATTCATACCGATTTCGAACCGCTCGGCTCGCTTAAACCCCGGAAAGTTCGGATACCGCTCCGTCAGCATCTGGGCGCTCCGGCGCGGGCGGTTGTGAAAGTCGGCGATACGATCGGAACCGGGGACCTGATCGGCGAAATTCCCGATGGCGCTCTCGGCGCGCGGGTGCATGCATCAATCGATGGCCGTGTTGAAGAAGTTTTGGACAATTGTATCGTTATCGGGAGTACCGCATCATGA
- a CDS encoding ethanolamine utilization protein EutN, with product MREGLVLGSVVSTIKHPCLEGKKLMIVQVLDSHGKPEGRPQVVVDFTCSGKGDRVILNWDGIGSQEMHNNPTVPQRAWLCGIIDDIIER from the coding sequence ATGAGAGAGGGATTGGTTCTTGGAAGTGTCGTATCGACGATCAAACACCCCTGCCTCGAGGGGAAAAAGCTCATGATAGTCCAGGTTCTCGATTCACACGGTAAACCCGAGGGCAGGCCGCAGGTGGTTGTCGATTTCACCTGTTCCGGCAAGGGTGACCGTGTGATCCTCAATTGGGATGGTATCGGGTCACAGGAGATGCATAATAATCCCACAGTCCCCCAGCGGGCGTGGCTGTGCGGTATAATAGATGATATTATTGAGCGTTAA
- a CDS encoding RpiB/LacA/LacB family sugar-phosphate isomerase — protein sequence MNQDELVNAIISEVKRVLAQRGITVGASDGGKQISALPPSPVQTAGGPTAAVVPSSAIGITDMSGKQVITQKDLEPYKGQAITVGAKAVITPLAVDYAREKKITISRTAPASGQKADHAQAPADGVSVALTVSPDFKGDGSMLKTLLAAKHLGVKDATGGTYEAGVKKVAEAVASGSVNFGICLENTGMEAPIFANRNSRIRAVHCRDTMEARAARIDIGANVIVLDSTSNPEAIISGFTGL from the coding sequence ATGAATCAGGATGAACTTGTTAATGCGATTATCAGTGAGGTCAAGCGGGTTCTTGCCCAGCGCGGTATAACGGTCGGCGCTTCAGACGGGGGAAAACAGATATCGGCGCTACCCCCTTCTCCCGTGCAGACGGCTGGCGGGCCTACTGCTGCGGTTGTTCCGTCTTCGGCAATCGGAATAACCGATATGAGCGGTAAGCAGGTAATTACCCAGAAGGACCTGGAGCCTTACAAAGGGCAGGCTATAACGGTTGGTGCGAAGGCTGTGATAACTCCGCTTGCGGTTGATTACGCCAGGGAGAAAAAAATAACCATTTCACGGACGGCCCCGGCTTCCGGGCAGAAAGCTGACCATGCACAGGCTCCTGCAGACGGCGTATCGGTTGCATTGACCGTTTCTCCGGATTTCAAGGGGGACGGCTCAATGCTGAAAACCCTCCTGGCAGCAAAACATCTGGGTGTAAAGGATGCTACCGGAGGAACGTATGAAGCCGGTGTCAAAAAGGTTGCGGAAGCCGTGGCGAGCGGATCGGTGAATTTTGGTATCTGCCTGGAAAACACCGGAATGGAGGCACCGATATTCGCCAACCGTAATTCCCGCATCCGTGCGGTACACTGCAGGGATACGATGGAAGCCCGTGCCGCCCGTATCGATATCGGCGCAAACGTAATCGTACTCGATTCGACATCAAATCCCGAAGCGATA